The Aythya fuligula isolate bAytFul2 chromosome 5, bAytFul2.pri, whole genome shotgun sequence sequence ATCTttgctgcaggggaaaaaaaaaaaaaaaaaaaaaaaaaaaaagaaaagaaacgatttttttttaattttttgcttaGCTCGCCCCTTTTCTCTGGTGTCGCGGTGCTCTGGGTGGCACTGCTGGGGGGGGACTTGGTGTCcccgcgggcagccccgggggcgcGCCGAGCCCCGCAGTAGCCGAGGACGTGCAAAGATGCGTGGGGTGCCGGGGAGCGTagccccctccttcctccccctaGTAGGTGCACACTGCTTACGCTAAGACGTAAAATAGCCCCGGGAGAAGCTGACGCTAGCAGAGTGTGTGCGGGGGAACAGCAGCTTTTCCTCTGACGCGAAAACAACCGGGAAGGTTGCTTAGGGAGCATCCCGATTTGCCAacgcacttttttttttttttttttttaatttcttcagggTGAAAAAAAACCTCACTCGTGAGCAACAAATCTCCGAGAAAGCCCCTCAGGTGGCAAATAGCGTGGGAGGTGGTGATGGGTGGATGACTTCGTTGGAAAAACGACTCCAGCGCAACTTCGGGCTTGTAGCGCTGAGAATCTCCCCCcggttctcaaaaaaaaaaaatgctttgatgGGTGAGGGCAGCACACCGACGACTTGACTGCAGTTGCTGTCATTTTCGCTCCCTCTTAACTCTTTAGGTAGCTTTGGTGAAAGAGGAGATGGCTTTATGGCGGGTGTCCCCTTGACTGATTTGGGGCTGAGGGCTTCCCCCCAGGAGGCACGGTGAAAAGAGACGGTGTGGTGTAGGGAGACCAGGGGACACACAATTAACTTGTTTGTGCACTATATACACAGTGAACGTCTCTCTCTGGAAATAGCTATACGGagagatatatatttatacactttatatatatacgtatatatggatttttttcatatatataagCTGTTTTAACTTTCGATCCCATGTGAACTGCAGGAATGCAGAATAATGGGATGGACCACacgggaggggggagaggggcagaaCTGGCCGGTTTTTCCCCCCCTTTGCTCTTCTTTTGGACGCAGTAGTACGTGTTTCTCGTGCTGCCCCTAATAACCAGCAAGAAAGTTGTGTGCTCCTGCAGGATCTGCTTTAGTAATCAGCCCCCCATGAGTCACACGGGACACGCAATCCCACTGCCGCATGAGTGACAGCTAGCCGGCGCTCAGGCTTCTGGTTGTCCCTTTAAAATCTGAATCCAAGGGTAATGATTTATCAAACTCTTATTATCACGAAAATGTCAAACGAAGGGCACCTTGCTATGCACTGACGCAAACCCAGGCTTTCCCAAGGAAGTATAGAAGCTTTGCTCTGGACTGAGCAAAATCCAGTCTGCTTCTACTGCTGTTTTTACCTCGACCGACTCGATTTTAAGGCATGGTAAGcgcttcatttctttccttcgACACTTAGAAGGGCTCGAGGGGAGGCTTCGCCGCTGAGTTCTGTGCTGGCTGCCCTGCGCCCGCCTCGTTTACCTGCCGCTGTCTGCCTCTCCTTGCAAGGCAGAGGGGCGGCTGTCCCCCCACCCGGGGACAGGGGCACTGCTCCGTGCCCCCacgggctgggggagcagccgGAGGTGCCGCAGGTGCAGCCAGGACTTGCGGCAGGCACGGCGGAGGCAGCGCTGGGAAGCCTTGGTGCGTGGGGGTCCGGAGGCAGGGTGCGTAGGGAAAGAGAATTTTTAAGGGATGGGAAAGAGAGGCATTGCCGGCGGGGTCCTTAaggttaaataataataatacgttgtgaaatttaattttaaattggtAGGAAACGAGGATGCTGTCAGTAATCTATTTAGCATACAGGAGAATGGTTCAAAACCGTTTGTAGAGGTGTGTGAGTcgaaaacataagaaaaatcagaaggaaaGGCAGCTGCTGACGGCCGTGATCCCGCGGTGGTGGTGCGGTTGTTTCCCCGTTTCCCCGTTTCCCCGGCTTTCTGTCGGGTTTTGAGAGCTGGCAGCCGGCTCAGAAACGCTCCCCAGCACTATTTcgctggtcttttttttttttttttttttttttttagcatccCTGGCTGCCTACAGGGCAGCTTGTCTATTGCCtgtatgaaggaaaaaaaaaaaaaaaggtaggggGGAGAAAAGCCGATGTGCATTGTTGAATGACAGAAAGGAAATGGGGCGTAAAATTAAAGAATCTTTCTACACTGGTGATAGGGAAGGGAGCATCCTACGCTCGTGATGTGCAATCTAACGAGGTCTGGCGGCGCAGTGCTGTAGGAACATTTATCTAAAACTCCAGTTGCGGGTTTGCAGCcgctgtttgtttgtttgcttggttttttCGTTCCTCCCTGCTTTCTCCACCAGAATATTAACGCTGAACGAGAGGGCAAGCAGGGGAACCGGGCCCCTCGAAATTCACCCAGGTTTTAATCCCGATTTTCTAGCAGACGCGTTTTGCGCACGAGGGAAGCAAtcggtaaaaaaaaaaaaataaatccctgccgtccaaacgtttttttttttttttaatccgtTCGGTAAAATATGTGATATTGTTTTAGGATTACGCCGGTCCAAGGGAGATGAACAAGCAGCTCGCGAACAGCCCCGACGCGGTTGCTCCTGGACCAAACGAAGGTGCGGGAGCTGGAAGAGGCAGCCCCGAGGAGGAGCCGCAAAATGCCCCGCCGCAAGCCCCCGCCGCGATGGCCAGGCTGCCCCGCTCGCTCTCCAACGACCCCAAAACGCTTCCCTCCGAAGAAGCCAAGCCAAACGATTTCGACAGGACCAAGGTCGGCATCTGCAAACTCAGCAGCACCCCGGTGCAAGCCAACTCCACGGTGCGGAGGGAATCCGGGGAGACCTTCCCCTACAAGCACGccgctggggccggggccgccgggCAGGCTGCGATTCCCCCCTGCAAAATTCCCGCATTGCAAAGCACGGACGGGGACGCTACCCTGAACCTTGGGAAGGGCTCTCTGGAGCAAAACAACGCCAAAGGCGCCTGGGTGACCTTGAGCCAGAGCACCGTGGTACTGGGCACGGATGGCAACACTTCTGTCCTTCCCGGCAGAGTGGAGGGGGTAAGAGCCTCCTCCCCGGGGTTCTCGGCCCCCGGTGATAAGGGATTAAGGGATGCTCGGCCCTCAGCGCCCGCTCGGGGAGCAGTGGGAGCAGGTcggggatggggcaggagccGGGAAGAGAGGGAACTCTCCCGGTGCTGAGCTACCGCGCCGAGAGCCAGCCGAGGCTCAGGTACTGCGGGAGAGGAGTGGGCGTACGGTCCTGGCTGTGTTTGTCCCGACAGAAATCGGGGGCAGAAAGccctctgctgcaggagcagagcccgtCCCCAGGGCATCGCCCCCGGCCGGGCGCGGCGCAttgcaggggctgccccccgGGAAGGCAGCAGCGAGCCGAGCCCTGCGCCCTTCGCCCCCGGAGGAGCCAGCTggggggcgggcagcggggacTGCCACAGCCCCCCCATCCCAGGGCTGTAGCAGACGCTTTCCTTCCCTCGGGAGCAGCCGGAGGAGGGGGACACGACAGAAAAGCCTAATTTCTCGGGCAGATGCGGCTGCAGGGGAGGGTGCCCCCGGTGCGGCTCCGCGATGCTCGTTTGCAAGCGTAGCTCTTGTCcgatctttttctttttttcttttttttcctccttccccccccccccctttaggAAGACGATGTAGGGGATGAAAATAAAGCCCGAGGGAACTGGTCTAGCAAGCTGGATTTCATCCTCTCCATGGTGGGTTATGCAGTGGGGCTGGGCAATGTCTGGAGGTTCCCGTACCTGGCCTTTAAGAATGGGGGAGGTATGATGgctttttcctgtctctctaCCTGCAGTTCCGTACGTGGCTGAGCTGCCCCCCCTCTTTGCGGTGGGGACAAgcacgaggggagcggaggtCGGGGATGCCGAGCCGGGCACCCCTGGGACCCGCACTGCACCGTCACACCTGGCGAAAATCCTCGCTGGGggctttttgttgctttgcttgGCTTTGGTTTGGGGGAAAGCTGGTGTTCAGCAGTCAAAGTAGACGAGTTCTGACAAGATTTCGTTATAAGGTGGTGCTTGCCCTAAAAAAACACCTGCCATGAGTGCTAGCTGGGGAGGCCACTGCGGGGGGCTCCGGACCTTAGCGAGGTCGTGTGGGCTCTTCCCAAGCTGTTGGAGGCGAGAACTTGCCATTTGGAACACCtcaatattggaaaaaaaaaatatataaaaaaaataaaaataaaaggtaagcTTGCCtttaaacatacaaaataaaagcatgtgtGGGGGCTCCTCTAATAAAACACTGCTGCCTCAAGCGGATGCTGGAAATGCAAAACCCTGCTCCCCCGTTCCTGCCGGGGCTGGGGATGGCAGGGAtggctgcctgggctggggctgagcaggctGTCATTTCTCCTCCCAAAAGGTGCGTTCCTCATCCCCTATTTGATGATGCTGGCGCTTGCTGGGATCCCCATTTTCTTCCTGGAGGTCTCCCTGGGGCAGTTCGCCAGTCAGGGCCCTGTGTCAGTGTGGAAAGCCATCCCTGCCTTGCAAGGTGAGCCCCCCCTGCCACCTGCACCCCTTGTGGCTTCCTGTGCGGGCGGTGGTGATGGTGGCCCCCTCTGGGCTCCCTCTGCTCTTTCCTAGGCTGCGGCATCGCGATGCTCATCATCTCCGTCCTGATAGCCATCTACTACAACATCATCCTGTGCTACACACTCTTCTACCTGTTCGCCTCCTTCGTGCCCGTGCTGCCTTGGGCTTCTTGTAATAACCCCTGGAACACACCAGATTGTAAAGATAAGAACAAACTTTTACTAGGTGAGTTGGGATGCGCTTTTGGGTCTTCCCAGCTCTTTCCCTGCTGCCGGTGGGGGCTGCGgtgcccagcccagggcagggagtGCTACCCAGGTGGCTTGGAGCGATTCGtttgctacctttttttttttttttaatgttttcaccATCAAGGGTAGATGTAAGTTCTGAACTGtaatgtcaaaaaaaacaaaaaacaaaaaacaaaacaaaaaaaaaaaaacaaagaaatctttACAGCTGAAAGGTGCCTGTGCTGCGCAGGGTGTTTGGTGTGGGGTAAAATCCTGTCCAGTCTCATCTCCTGTTTCCAGTGACACACATCCCTGGTTTGGAGCTGAGCTTATGCACATCCCTGTAGTTGTATTGACGTGGTGTAGAAAGGAAGACTAGATAGTGACCCCTATTGCAAGCCCTCACCTGTAACTGCTTTTGGTCCAGACCCTTTAATACCTTGAGCATTTGGGTGTAAAGGGAAAAACCGTGAGACATTTTAAGACCTAGTACTCTGAGCCTTACAGCATTGCTACAGAAACCTAATGCAAAACTGAAACTCAAGTGATGTGTACAATAGAatgctttttattgttgttttgcaCCCAATCTGTAAATCCAGgcaagttattttccttttttttttttttttttttttttttttctctcccagatTCATGCATTATTGGTGACCAACCAAAAATCCAAATCAAGAACTCTACTTTCTGTATGAGTGCCTATCCAAACTTGACTATGGTTAACTTCACCagtgaaggaaacaaaacatttgtcaGCGGAAGTGAAGAATACTTTAAGTAAGatctttcctttgaaatactACGTTACTTTCTCTAAAATCTCTAGTAAAAATCTCTAGTAATACAGATAATCAACCAGTAATACAAGAAGTAACTATTTAGAagactagaaataaaatatttaagaatgaTAAATGATACACACTTTATGCATATTAACAATGAAAGCTAATTTTTAAacactgcattatttttgtccttttcctctggTGCTTAGCACAGCTGGGGTGTTGGCCCGTGCATGGCATTTTTATCTCCTACTGCAatgcagataaataaaataatacatggtGACATTCACTCGAACCTTCTGGAGAAGCCACTGAGAACGCTAAAGCAGAGCTACGTACCATAGGAATTAGCACTGAATTACTGCCTGCAGttgctgtcattatttttttcctttttaattttagtttaatttctttttattttaatttttaggtaCTTTGTATTGAAgatttcagctgggatagaatATCCTGGTGAGATTAGATGGCCCTTGGCACTGTCTCTTTTCCTAGCCTGGGTGATTGTATATGCCTCCCTTGCTAAAGGAATCAAGTCATCaggaaaagtaagaaaaatatttgcaatcaTACGCTTAGAGGAAAGCAGTATCCTGCTTTGAGGAAATCATACTCTTGTTTAAGGCACTGAACtattgaaatttgttttcaacaaATGGCTACACATTaatgaaatgcctttttttcctgtacatgTTTTCCTATCTAGCTAAAACgttaaaaagataattttggAAATAAGGTTCAGCATTTGATCCCTAATACTCAGAAACTTGAAAATGAGCCTTTGAGCTGTGCTTAGCAGTTGGATGGCAGAAACAGTGCCCTAGTGTGTGTGGCATTCATCAGAAATCCCACAGTCACCTCAGGCATCACTGTAATCTGGGAAATTATGATGTATACTAAGATGTTAAGCAATGTGTTTTAGAATCAGAACTGAACTTAAATCATTCTGTGGTGTTTGATCTGTGACAGTATGTATCTTGTTTTCCCAACTACTTCATGCCTCTTCCTAAAACTTCTTGCAGTAACCCAGctccctttttctgtttctgacatCTCGCATCTCCCTCCTGAACTTCTGTCATGTTCTCCTCTGCCTCTCTGATGTTCAGCTTTCTGCCCTGTGTCCTAACCAGCAGCCATACAAAGAGGGAACATGTGCTCTCATGGACACGCAAGTGCAGGCATCCTAATTGTCTAGGCAGCTGTCTGCGCAGGGAAACGCAGCCCttctttttcagcagcagcactgctttagGTGTTTTTCATGGCACTTGCAGCAATGCAATATCTGAGACTTCAATGCCATTGTAATTAGCTTGTAGGTCAAAAAGTTAGATGATACTGTAGgataaatacagtttatttaatAATTGTAGGCTGAAAAAATGCCTccctccaaaaacaaacaaacaaaacccaacaacacacacattcaaaaaacaaaacaaaaaaagaccaGCCCACAAATGAAACGAAGCAAAATGGAATGGAATAActatatattttctgtgttaaagGTAATGCATGTGCAGAGGAAGCTATGAATTTTCTACAGTTTGTCAAGGGGTATCCAATTTCAAGCCACCCCTTTGCATCTAGAAGCTAACAACATCTGTTGTGAGCTAGCTtggaaatgagcagaaaatCCAGAGACTTGAGTACAAGGGGAAAGTtgagtgctttttgttttttcttacatgtACTGTGACAGGAAAAACTGTTTCATGAAAGGCCAGAGCCAGGAAACAGAAGATGTAGAGGAGAATAACTTGGGTTTGGATGTGGCAGGAGATATTAGGTAAGACAGGCGTAGCGGCCAAAAGAAATACTGTCTCCTTGGTGCCAGGGATAAGAAACTGCTATTGATGGTTAGATGATTGTAGTGAGGGGGCAAGTGGAAATCTTGGTAACTGTCCAAGGTAAGAAATCAAGGTAACTGTCAATATGTGGCCCTGTGGTCCTTGCTGCCTCTAACAAACATAATAATGCAAAGCGAGATCTGTCAGTCTGCAAACAGTTGTCTCTGGCTCCTCAGGCAGCTCTCAGGAAGGTGCCCGCAGTGGTCAATTGCAGCCATGTGGGTCTGTCTATTTAATATGCTGGGGATCAGATGAAGAAAGTCAACTGGTCTTGGAGGACTCGATATTCTTGTTAGCACAGTACCATGTAGGGACAACTAACCTGCTGAAGAAGTTGTGTAGGTCCTATCTAAATGACAAAATGGCACCTAGGTTCACCATAAAAACTAGTTGAGCAGGCACAAATCCCTGAACGATGTGTATCAGGATAGCTCAATTATGTTCCAGTTAATTTAAGAATCCTAAAGTacacttgttttaaaatgaagagtgGAAATGATGCTCTGCTGGACTAGCTAGATAAGTCTATGTAAAACCTTTCTTGGGGCTGAAGTAGTGTGAATGCTCCATACAGTCAAGCCTTCTAGATAAGAGTTTTTCTATTgtttgagcctttttttttttttttttttttttactgaagttGGATAGACATGCTAATGTTGCCAAGTTTGATTGCCTAATAGGGGAAAAGATCTTCTCTTGAAATGagtatcttcatttttttctcagtgtagACTTGAGCAATTATAGTAATTTTATTGAACCTTAACAGCTGGCTTCCACTTGCCATTATTGATTTAAACCTAGTTCCTTTCTTGATGAACAATGATTACATATTAATTGTGTAATGCTGTTTGAATATTACATCATTTAAATACCAGTCATTGCAGAAATGATACATTGAagtacaataaataataaaatactatcTACGAAGAAAGAAGTagcttctgaaatacaaatgaagaCAAGAATGTGTTACATCTATACACACGCATTGTTTCATTGATGTATATGCGCTTTGCTTTAAACTCTGAAGGTATTTCTCAGGAATACTGCTTAGACAGAAATGGATTGAATCCCTTCTGACAATTGAAGGGAATTTCATTCACTGCACAAAATGCAGCTTCTTGAAACAGCACGGGGGAAGTTGGGAAAGCAGTTTCAAAAGTCACCTCAGCTCAGAGGATTCTGGCCCTTGTAAGGCTGCAAGGCTGAAGTGcaaaaggttttaaaatgcttttgaagaGTGTGCAGCCTAACTCATTGCAACTTAGCCATTTTATTTGACTACAGAGAGAGCTCTGCTCTGTACTAGATAATTATGAAGACATTAAGCACACAACCTCTGTGCATTTAACAGTCATTTGGTGTATCTAGATTGTTAcgctgactttttttttcattgggcCCATAAACATTGTCATGGTGATATGTAATTATTAGGAGGTACAAACTAATACAGAGAAATACATCGGGAATGGATCAGGGCTTTAGGTGCCATTAACTGGCATTGCTCATTTCGTTTCCAGTGAGCTGTGTTAGTATTTTTCTGGACAAGGATCAAACACGGTATTTCCATTCAGCTTGAACTTAATACTGCTCTCCAGTCTTTACtcaccttgttttttttcccctctctctctagAATCCCAGGTATTATTACCGCTGTTGCTATTGATATCATTCCTGTCACTAGCAGCAAGAAGTTCTGTAAAAGATGTCGACTCTGTCAGATATTCTGGGAAATAAGCCTGTTGCCTTGCTAGTCTTATCCCCTGTTGTCTCTGATCCTGAGACAAAGTTGAAATGCTTccactcctctccctccccccccttctcATATAATCCTTTAAATGATCTCCTTGGTCTCTGCAGGTGGTGTACTTCACAGCTACGTTCCCCTACGTAGTTCTCATCATCCTTCTTATAAGAGGTGTAACTCTacctggagctggagctggaatCTGGTACTTCATCACACCCAAGTGGGAGAAGCTAATTGATGCTATGGTGGGCTTATTATTGCAATTATAACTCCTGATGGCATGAATAACTCATACAGATTTCTCACTTAGTGTCTGTTGCAAGCGTTTGCTGTGTGCAGAGGCAGTGCATCTGTGCAGTCTTGTTCTTCACCTCTATGGAGTGCTGTTACAGTGGATGTTTGTCATTTGTCTGCACATGCCTTTTATAATGTATGTTGTTATATATATGGTATTTacttcatatttaatatttcaccTGAATCTCTCAGAGTAAGCGCATTTGGAAAATGGGAAATTAAAAAGGAGGTACAGATTTTCATGTGCTGGTGTCTGAGTGGATGCTGCTTTGATTTGAGCAAACATGTGAGGTTTTTAATAGGTAACATAATAAGCCTGTCTGCGTTTGTCTAGAAAATTCTTTAGAGATGCTGAGAATATAATGCAGTTTTGAAGACTGACTGCGAGACAcgaaacaaaatcaaattataCAAGGTACTCTAACGCCTCTTCCCTCAACAGCTGTGATCATTGTACTACCTGTATTATAAGAAATAATGTTACTTTCTGTGTAGTACAGGACAGAATTAAGGAATTTGGTACCCGGCTTTGCTCTTTAGGAAGGATTGACTTGTATGAatgcttcagctctgctttctcaTTCATGATTTCCACTGAGTTCTAAGAAGCTGCTTGTTGCCAATTAAACCGGTAAAACACGCTACAAAAATACACATGATTTGTATTGGTGTAGACATGAATCCACACATGGCTCACAGACTTGCATGAAATGGCGCAGGAGCACTTGGCTTCctaaattttattcttaattgTCCCGAGGCTGAAGACTCAATTGAAGCTTGAGCTGAAACTTGGACTTCAGACTGTGTACTGTAGAAAAAGCAACTT is a genomic window containing:
- the SLC6A5 gene encoding sodium- and chloride-dependent glycine transporter 2, with product MNKQLANSPDAVAPGPNEGAGAGRGSPEEEPQNAPPQAPAAMARLPRSLSNDPKTLPSEEAKPNDFDRTKVGICKLSSTPVQANSTVRRESGETFPYKHAAGAGAAGQAAIPPCKIPALQSTDGDATLNLGKGSLEQNNAKGAWVTLSQSTVVLGTDGNTSVLPGRVEGEDDVGDENKARGNWSSKLDFILSMVGYAVGLGNVWRFPYLAFKNGGGAFLIPYLMMLALAGIPIFFLEVSLGQFASQGPVSVWKAIPALQGCGIAMLIISVLIAIYYNIILCYTLFYLFASFVPVLPWASCNNPWNTPDCKDKNKLLLDSCIIGDQPKIQIKNSTFCMSAYPNLTMVNFTSEGNKTFVSGSEEYFKYFVLKISAGIEYPGEIRWPLALSLFLAWVIVYASLAKGIKSSGKVVYFTATFPYVVLIILLIRGVTLPGAGAGIWYFITPKWEKLIDAMVWKDAATQIFFSLSAAWGGLITLSSYNKFHNNCYRDTLIVTCTNSATSIFAGFVIFSVIGFMANELKVNIEAVADQGPGIAFVVYPEALTRLPLSPFWAIIFFLMLLTLGLDTMFATIETIVTSVSDEFPKYLRTHKALFTLGCCISFFIMGFPMITQGGMYMLQLVDTYAASYSLVIIAIFELVGVSYIYGLQRFCEDIEMMIGFQPSKFWRVCWAFVTPTILTFILCFSFYQWEPMTYGAYHYPGWSMVLGWLMLACSVIWIPVMFVIKMHLAPGKFIERLKLVCSPQPDWGPFLAKHRGERYMNMIDPLGTSSLGLKLPVKDIELGTQC